A section of the Humulus lupulus chromosome 2, drHumLupu1.1, whole genome shotgun sequence genome encodes:
- the LOC133815412 gene encoding secreted RxLR effector protein 161-like has protein sequence MYRSMIGSLLYLIPSRPDISFSVGLCARYQANPKQSHLTAIKRIFKYLAGTIEFGLWYSCDTNMSLVGYSDSDWAGSLDDRKSTSRGCFYIGNNLVSWFSKKQHSISLSTAEAEYFAAGSCCTQLIWLNKMLTDYGHPQKSLTLFCDSTSAINISKNPVQHSRTKHIDIRYHFIRNMVESKLLTISHVSTNAQLADLFTKALDAQTYAHLRTNIGLCTI, from the coding sequence ATGTACCGTAGCATGATAGGAAGCCTGTTGTATCTCATACCTAGTCGTCCTGACATTTCctttagtgttggtctatgtgcCCGTTATCAAGCCAATCCTAAACAATCTCATCTTACTGCTATCAAACGTATTTTTAAATATCTTGCAGGGACTATTGAATTTGGTTTATGGTATTCATGTGATACAAATATGTCCCTGGTGGGGTATAGTGATTCTGATTGGGCAGGATCTCTAGATGATAGGAAAAGTACTTCTCGGGGTTGTTTTTATATAGGGAACAACTTGGTCTCTtggtttagcaagaaacaacATTCTATTTCACTCTCCACTGCTGAGGCAGAGTACTTTGCGGCTGGCAGCTGTTGTACTCAGCTCATCTGGCTCAATAAGATGCTCACTGATTATGGCCATCCCCAAAAGTCATTGACCCTCTTTTGTGATAGCACAAGCGCCATTAACATTTCAAAAAACCCAGTTCAACATTCAAGGACCAAACACATTGACATACGTTATCATTTCATTAGAAACATGGTTGAGTCTAAATTGCTAACAATTTCTCATGTTTCCACTAATGCACAGTTAGCAGATTTGTTTACAAAAGCTCTTGATGCTCAAACTTATGCACATCTACGAACCAACATTGGTCTCTGCACCATCTGA
- the LOC133815413 gene encoding uncharacterized protein LOC133815413 — translation MEMFREGGSTSRPPMLEGENYPYWKTKMRAFLRVVDERVWMGVEDGWKCPTFVEDEVVKPKQISLWTTEEMERANFNSKAMHALFNAVSTNQLKVIANYEIAKESWEKLRIKNEGTDAVKKSRLRALTKSFENLAMEEEEIVAEFHAKLCDISNESYALGKTYSNAKLVRKVLGVLPRKFMSKVTSIEVIRNVEELDLDELIGSLHNYEMSLTQWKKGKKQKDSEKKTDNSLAFVHKEEKKLISDASEGFTDETFSLLTKNYAKFLKRNYKKNFPGGKENGPRRNFGGNNKQTQQFGDKKNRGIQCRECDGFGHIQAECANTLKKKKALAATYSDSDEEKSSSSSDKSDEEKQVVAFVAKSHQSMCSEEDGNSSSTDEYSDGRQHAYEEMFAQWEYMAKQIKGLTCAKQQLESEKDGLEDTVKKLMKQLDEKNR, via the coding sequence ATGGAGATGTTCAGAGAAGGAGGTTCCACATCTcgacccccaatgcttgaaggggaaAATTATCCTTACTGGAAGACAAAAATGCGTGCATTCTTGAGAGTTGTTGACGAACGGGTGTGGATGGGTGTTGAAGATGGATGGAAGTGTCCAACCTTTGTTGAAGATGAGGTTGTTAAGCCTAAACAAATAAGTCTATGGACTACAGAGGAGATGGAAAGGGCCAACTTTAATTCAAAGGCTATGCATGCTCTCTTTAATGCAGTTTCTACAAATCAGCTTAAAGTTATAGCCAACTATGAAATTGCCAAAGAATCTTGGGAGAAACTGAGAATAAAAAATGAAGGAACTGATGCTGTAAAGAAGTCTAGACTAAGAGCTTTGACAAAATCCTTTGAAAATCTGGCTATGGAGGAGGAAGAAATTGTAGCGGAGTTCCATGCCAAATTGTGCGATATCTCGAATGAATCTTATGCACTTGGAAAGACTTACTCAAACGCAAAACTAGTTCGCAAGGTGCTTGGAGTTCTACCTCGAAAGTTCATGTCAAAAGTTACCTCTATAGAAGTAATAAGAAATGTAGAGGAGCTTGATCTTGATGAGTTAATTGGGTCATTGCATAACTATGAAATGAGTCTCACACAGTGGAAAAAAGGCAAGAAGCAGAAAGATTCTGAAAAAAAAACTGATAATAGTCTTGCATTTGTGCATAAGGAGGAAAAGAAGTTGATCTCAGATGCATCTGAGGGATTCACTGATGAGACTTTTTCTTTGCTGACCAAGAATTATGCAAAATTCTTGAAAAGGAATTACAAGAAAAACTTTCCAGGAGGAAAAGAGAATGGTCCCAGAAGAAACTTTGGTGGAAACAATAAGCAAACCCAGCAGTTTGGTGACAAGAAAAATAGGGGAATACAGTGCCGAGAATGTGACGGTTTCGGACATATTCAAGCTGAGTGTGCAAACACTCTTAAGAAGAAGAAAGCCTTAGCAGCTACCTATAGTGATAGTGATGAAGAAAAGAGCTCCAGCTCAAGTGACAAGTCTGATGAAGAGAAACAGGTTGTGGCATTTGTGGCAAAGAGTCATCAATCAATGTGTTCAGAGGAAGATGGAAACTCAAGCTCAACTGATGAGTACAGTGATGGGAGACAACATGCATATGAGGAGATGTTCGCTCAATGGGAGTATATGGCTAAACAAATCAAAGGTCTCACTTGTGCCAAACAACAACTTGAATCTGAGAAGGATGGGTTGGAGGACACTGTTAAAAAGCTCATGAAACAGCTTGATGAGAAGAACAGATAG